One genomic region from Dehalobacter restrictus DSM 9455 encodes:
- a CDS encoding MGDG synthase family glycosyltransferase: MRILFLPFLQIPTGHHTVADAMIRSLGNRISNLECSKIDFFSYADKRLEKAFRLTYLTWIDHSPQTFVWIYRNFVYPTKSTKHFNWYEYKFLDKMNSLLQEEQPDLIVCTQAFPSFLIDRLKNSGIATAPVINVYTDFFVNKLWGTEYIDYHFVPDQNIKAQLISQNNIDPSKIFVTGIPVDECFLPRTASESTLPYHILISGGSGGLGDIEHLLYSLPGKKEKSYTFSLLCGKNKKLYKDIRSLKLPNLKPLSYISSRETLNSLYDEADAIITKPGGVTISETLHKKLPIFVHSALPGQEQINKNYLSEKKLIYDLDLNYPVAKQLDAFFKDQNEQILWQNRVDSYLSKIECHAWEKILELALGQSVKPPIYKETVNISQVPS, encoded by the coding sequence ATGCGGATACTTTTTCTTCCGTTCCTTCAAATCCCTACGGGTCATCATACCGTAGCCGATGCAATGATTCGTTCCTTAGGAAACCGAATCAGTAATCTTGAATGCTCAAAGATAGATTTCTTCAGTTATGCGGACAAACGGCTGGAGAAAGCATTTCGGTTAACTTACCTGACCTGGATCGACCATTCTCCCCAAACCTTCGTCTGGATTTACCGAAACTTTGTGTACCCTACCAAATCAACCAAGCACTTTAACTGGTATGAATATAAATTTCTTGACAAAATGAATAGCCTGCTGCAAGAGGAACAGCCTGATTTGATCGTATGTACCCAGGCTTTCCCTTCCTTCTTAATCGACAGGCTTAAAAATTCCGGTATCGCAACTGCGCCCGTAATCAATGTTTACACTGATTTCTTTGTTAATAAGCTTTGGGGAACAGAATACATAGACTACCATTTTGTCCCTGATCAAAATATTAAGGCGCAATTAATCTCCCAGAATAATATTGATCCGTCTAAAATATTTGTGACGGGTATTCCTGTTGATGAGTGCTTCCTACCTCGGACAGCCTCCGAGTCAACGCTTCCTTACCATATTCTGATTTCCGGCGGAAGCGGCGGTCTCGGTGATATCGAGCATTTGCTTTACAGCCTGCCGGGTAAAAAAGAAAAATCCTACACTTTTTCCCTGCTATGCGGCAAAAACAAGAAATTGTATAAAGATATTCGCTCCCTGAAACTTCCTAACTTAAAGCCCCTGTCCTATATTTCATCCAGGGAAACCCTCAACTCACTGTATGACGAGGCCGATGCCATTATTACCAAACCCGGTGGCGTAACCATCAGTGAGACCCTTCATAAAAAATTGCCGATTTTTGTCCATTCCGCACTTCCGGGACAGGAACAAATCAATAAGAATTATCTCAGCGAGAAAAAGTTAATCTATGATTTAGATTTGAATTATCCGGTCGCCAAACAGTTAGACGCCTTTTTTAAAGATCAAAACGAACAAATACTTTGGCAAAACCGCGTTGACAGCTACTTATCGAAAATAGAGTGCCATGCCTGGGAAAAGATTTTGGAACTAGCCCTAGGTCAATCCGTAAAGCCCCCGATCTACAAAGAAACGGTCAATATTTCCCAAGTCCCGAGCTGA
- a CDS encoding ADP-ribosylglycohydrolase family protein, whose product MEDLISRARGAMLGVAAGDALGATLEFMNREEIVHTYGRHRDMTGGGFWKLAPGEITDDTEMTLAAANGILEDPADPVKHVARHFREWSRQEPKCIGNICRMVLQEGIRTEADNEQEWLQIAENAHRLSGGRSGGNGSLMRTVPVVIAYHNNLAKMTDLAARLSALTHYDPLAGACVVFYCKIVRELLLGGELRIVLEKAQADAPFALQMNLSADQMKTSGYVVHTLETALNCVFQTNSLEEALVMAVNLGGDADTIGAVTGGMAGACYGIENIPSRWLEKLSRRDELLALTDRLLAIGRGTKIGI is encoded by the coding sequence ATGGAAGATCTCATTTCCAGAGCAAGGGGGGCAATGCTCGGGGTGGCAGCTGGGGATGCACTTGGGGCAACCCTTGAATTTATGAACCGCGAAGAAATTGTTCATACCTATGGCCGACACCGGGATATGACCGGTGGGGGATTCTGGAAATTGGCACCCGGAGAAATTACCGATGATACAGAAATGACCCTTGCAGCGGCCAACGGGATTCTTGAAGACCCTGCAGACCCGGTAAAGCACGTCGCCCGTCATTTTCGGGAATGGTCCCGGCAAGAGCCCAAATGCATCGGAAATATCTGCCGGATGGTTCTGCAGGAAGGAATCCGGACAGAAGCGGATAACGAACAGGAATGGCTGCAAATCGCTGAGAATGCCCATCGACTCAGCGGCGGGAGAAGCGGCGGCAATGGTTCGCTGATGAGAACGGTCCCGGTGGTCATTGCCTATCACAATAACCTGGCGAAAATGACGGATCTGGCGGCAAGATTATCGGCTCTGACCCACTATGATCCACTGGCTGGAGCATGTGTGGTTTTTTACTGTAAAATTGTCAGGGAATTGCTTTTAGGCGGAGAACTCCGCATCGTGCTGGAAAAGGCCCAGGCGGATGCTCCGTTTGCCCTGCAAATGAACTTAAGTGCTGATCAAATGAAAACAAGCGGTTACGTTGTCCATACATTGGAAACTGCTTTAAACTGTGTCTTTCAGACCAATTCGCTGGAAGAAGCGCTGGTGATGGCCGTAAACCTCGGAGGAGACGCGGATACGATCGGCGCAGTAACCGGCGGGATGGCCGGAGCCTGCTATGGCATAGAGAACATACCTTCCAGGTGGCTGGAGAAGCTCTCGCGAAGAGATGAACTCTTAGCGCTGACGGACAGGCTGCTTGCTATTGGCAGGGGGACGAAAATAGGTATTTGA
- a CDS encoding glutamine--tRNA ligase/YqeY domain fusion protein, with product MNTSNTSNSSYSSSNFIHNIIREDLKLNKNNGRVHTRFPPEPNGYLHIGHAKSICLNFGTALEFNGCCNLRFDDTNPSKEETEFVESIQEDVQWLGFSWKDRMYYASDYFEKLYAFAVELIEKGKAFVCDLSAEEIREYRGTLTQPGTNSPYRGRSAEESLDLFQRMRAGEFPNGTKVLRAKIDMSSPNLNMRDPVIYRIMHASHHRTGDTWCIYPMYDFAHPLSDALEHITHSICTMEFEDHRPLYDWLTEQLIEEDRPRQYEFARLDLTNTVMSKRKLRQLVEGGYVQGWDDPRMPTISGLRRRGYTPEAIRDFCDRIGVAKANSIVDVALLEHCLREDLNSKAKRVMAVLDPIKVVLINYPEDQDEFLEAENSPEHPEAGIRLIPFSRTIYIEREDFMEEPPKKFFRLSPGNEVRLKHAYIIQCERVLKDEDGQIIEIHCTYDPDTKSGGSASSRKVKGTLHWVSAAHAEDAEIRLYDYLIRDDQYTEDDSAESDDFLARINPDSLQILKRCKIEPGLKEADPGSKYQFLRQGYFCADLKDHSSDHPVFNQIVGLRDSWAKMNK from the coding sequence ATTAATACATCAAATACATCGAATTCTTCTTATTCATCGTCCAATTTCATTCATAACATTATTCGGGAAGATTTAAAGCTGAATAAAAACAACGGCAGGGTACATACACGTTTTCCGCCTGAACCTAACGGCTATCTTCATATTGGACACGCCAAATCCATCTGTTTGAATTTTGGCACCGCGCTGGAATTTAACGGATGCTGCAATCTTAGGTTTGACGACACCAACCCGAGCAAAGAGGAAACTGAGTTTGTCGAGTCGATTCAGGAAGATGTCCAATGGCTGGGGTTTTCCTGGAAGGACAGGATGTACTATGCTTCCGATTACTTTGAAAAGCTATACGCGTTTGCCGTAGAGCTGATTGAAAAAGGCAAGGCTTTTGTCTGTGATTTGTCGGCAGAGGAAATACGGGAATACCGTGGGACGCTGACCCAGCCTGGAACGAACAGCCCTTACCGGGGCCGTTCCGCCGAAGAAAGTCTTGACTTGTTCCAAAGAATGAGAGCCGGAGAATTCCCGAACGGCACGAAAGTGCTCAGAGCAAAAATTGATATGAGTTCTCCGAATTTAAATATGCGCGATCCAGTGATTTACCGCATCATGCATGCGTCGCATCATCGGACCGGAGACACCTGGTGTATTTACCCGATGTATGACTTTGCTCATCCTTTATCGGATGCGCTTGAACATATTACCCATTCGATCTGCACGATGGAGTTTGAAGACCACCGGCCGCTCTATGACTGGCTGACAGAACAGCTGATTGAAGAGGACAGGCCCCGGCAATATGAGTTTGCACGTCTGGATCTGACGAATACAGTCATGAGCAAAAGAAAGCTTCGTCAGCTGGTTGAAGGCGGCTATGTTCAGGGATGGGATGATCCCCGGATGCCGACGATCTCCGGTTTAAGGCGCAGAGGCTATACGCCGGAAGCGATCAGAGATTTCTGCGATCGTATCGGGGTAGCTAAAGCCAACAGCATTGTCGATGTTGCTTTACTGGAACATTGCCTGCGTGAAGATCTGAATTCCAAAGCCAAGAGGGTCATGGCTGTTTTGGATCCAATCAAGGTTGTCCTGATCAATTATCCGGAAGACCAGGATGAATTCCTGGAAGCAGAGAACAGTCCGGAGCATCCGGAGGCAGGAATCAGATTGATCCCGTTTTCGCGAACCATTTATATTGAACGCGAGGACTTTATGGAAGAGCCGCCCAAAAAATTTTTCCGTCTTTCCCCCGGTAATGAAGTCCGGCTAAAACATGCCTATATTATTCAATGTGAAAGAGTCCTGAAAGATGAAGATGGCCAGATTATAGAAATCCATTGTACGTATGATCCGGACACCAAAAGCGGCGGATCGGCAAGCTCGAGAAAAGTAAAAGGGACGCTTCACTGGGTTTCGGCGGCCCATGCCGAAGATGCCGAGATACGTTTGTATGATTATCTGATCAGGGATGATCAGTATACGGAGGATGATTCTGCAGAGAGCGACGACTTCCTTGCCAGAATTAATCCGGACTCCCTGCAGATTCTAAAAAGATGCAAAATTGAACCGGGTTTGAAAGAAGCTGATCCCGGCAGCAAATATCAATTTTTAAGACAGGGTTATTTCTGTGCGGACTTGAAAGACCATTCCAGTGATCATCCGGTCTTTAACCAGATCGTCGGACTGCGGGACAGCTGGGCAAAGATGAATAAATAA
- a CDS encoding alpha/beta-type small acid-soluble spore protein: MAGERNSNTPAVQGVGKGLDQLKYEIANEMNVTLGADRTSRENGTVGGNMTKRMIQFAEQQLKNGQRI; the protein is encoded by the coding sequence ATGGCTGGTGAAAGAAATTCAAACACGCCTGCCGTCCAGGGCGTAGGAAAAGGATTGGATCAACTGAAATACGAGATCGCTAATGAAATGAACGTTACGCTGGGTGCAGACCGCACTTCCCGTGAAAACGGAACTGTCGGCGGTAATATGACCAAACGCATGATACAATTTGCTGAGCAGCAGTTGAAAAACGGACAGAGAATCTAA
- a CDS encoding P-II family nitrogen regulator, with protein sequence MKKIECIIRPAKLENVKEALGKFGIKGMTVTNVIGCGLQQGKTEVYRGNAYTINLLPKYKIEIIVPDESVDKVIEIITETARTGEIGDGKIFVYDVLNAVRIRTGESGEKAV encoded by the coding sequence ATGAAAAAAATTGAGTGTATTATTCGTCCAGCCAAATTGGAAAATGTGAAAGAAGCCCTCGGAAAATTTGGTATCAAAGGAATGACGGTCACTAACGTAATCGGCTGCGGACTGCAGCAGGGAAAAACAGAAGTATACCGTGGAAATGCCTATACCATCAATCTATTGCCCAAATACAAAATCGAAATTATTGTCCCGGACGAATCTGTGGATAAAGTTATCGAAATCATTACCGAGACTGCCAGAACGGGAGAAATCGGTGACGGAAAAATCTTCGTCTATGATGTGCTGAATGCCGTACGGATCAGAACAGGAGAATCGGGAGAAAAAGCCGTCTAA
- a CDS encoding amidohydrolase, which produces MPENERITAISGLIAERNEEIINLRRTFHRYPELSFQEYHTADMIFDRLHEVPGIEVSRPTETSVLAAIKGSMPGKMVALRSDIDALPIQEENDLPYRSQNIGTMHACGHDGHAAMLVGAAKVLAELRSDMKGEIRCIFQHAEEKHPGGAKDLVKLGLLNGVDAILALHLFTSLPAGKIGLASGPLMAAPDNFTISIWGKGGHAAMPEDTIDPVLISAQIVTALQNIVSRQTSALKSVVLSITNIQGGSAFNIIPERVDLKGTVRTFDRDTRLEVPKRMENIIKGICIAYGAKYTFDYELGYDPVVNSSSVVGKVTEILKEEFGAKALVKANPVMWGEDFSAYLHRLPGMLIFIGAGNKKKGISHPHHHPCFNIDEEALSIGTRVLACSALGLLERM; this is translated from the coding sequence ATGCCGGAAAACGAACGAATCACAGCCATTAGCGGACTTATTGCCGAAAGGAACGAAGAAATCATCAATCTGAGGAGGACCTTTCATCGCTATCCTGAATTATCTTTTCAGGAGTATCATACAGCAGATATGATCTTCGACAGATTGCATGAAGTTCCGGGCATTGAGGTGTCGAGACCGACAGAGACCAGTGTTCTGGCTGCCATTAAAGGAAGTATGCCGGGGAAAATGGTAGCGCTCAGGAGTGATATTGACGCGCTGCCGATCCAGGAAGAAAACGATCTGCCTTACCGGTCCCAAAATATTGGAACCATGCATGCCTGCGGTCATGACGGACATGCGGCCATGCTGGTCGGGGCTGCAAAAGTTCTTGCGGAACTAAGATCCGACATGAAAGGAGAAATCCGCTGCATCTTTCAGCATGCTGAAGAAAAACATCCCGGTGGAGCCAAAGATCTTGTCAAACTTGGTCTCCTGAACGGAGTCGATGCGATTCTTGCTCTTCATCTCTTTACGTCTTTGCCTGCTGGCAAGATCGGCTTAGCCTCGGGCCCTTTAATGGCTGCCCCGGATAACTTTACAATATCGATATGGGGTAAAGGAGGTCATGCCGCGATGCCGGAGGATACCATCGACCCGGTATTAATCAGTGCACAGATCGTTACCGCTCTGCAAAATATCGTATCCCGTCAGACCAGCGCTCTGAAATCCGTAGTCTTGTCTATTACGAATATTCAAGGGGGCTCGGCCTTTAATATCATACCTGAGCGGGTAGACCTGAAAGGAACCGTCAGGACATTTGACAGGGACACCCGTTTGGAAGTTCCGAAACGAATGGAAAATATCATTAAAGGAATCTGTATTGCTTATGGCGCAAAATACACCTTCGATTACGAGCTCGGTTATGATCCTGTTGTTAACAGCAGTTCCGTTGTCGGCAAAGTAACGGAAATACTAAAAGAAGAATTCGGAGCAAAAGCATTGGTTAAAGCCAATCCGGTGATGTGGGGCGAAGACTTTTCCGCTTATCTTCATCGCTTACCCGGAATGCTGATATTCATCGGGGCGGGGAATAAGAAGAAAGGAATCAGCCATCCGCACCATCATCCGTGCTTTAATATTGATGAAGAGGCGCTTAGCATAGGAACCCGGGTTCTGGCATGCTCTGCACTCGGACTGCTGGAAAGGATGTAA